From Haemorhous mexicanus isolate bHaeMex1 chromosome 13, bHaeMex1.pri, whole genome shotgun sequence, a single genomic window includes:
- the PYGO1 gene encoding pygopus homolog 1, whose translation MSAEQEKDPIALKRSRGGDSGLDGLGGPGVQLGSPDKKKRKANTQGSSFPPPSEYAPPPNPSSDHLVAANPFDDNYNTVSYKPLPSGNPYFSNPGYPGFGGYNTFRMPPHMMPRVSSPYGGSYSLRNQPHPLPQNPVGMGFSRPHSFSFGPHDNPGFGNQPPYGSGQINQNVNMSAQHFRPNPGENFGHSGQIPHPDVPANFGPGNNPNFPNSQLESNHSFVPPPNTYNQTKSSAQKQDFSQGASKASSQNTAAHQHHHRTEDVVNQGNSDLKNVTRNNVVNQDNSHSNSAENTNAGHSNGTQSKSRQPRGTAEGCNSEKSSKTPLHPSRHGHSSSEPVYPCGICTHEVNDDQDAILCEASCQKWFHRICTGMTESAYGLLTAEASAVWGCDTCMADKDVQLMRTRETAGPPALNTEG comes from the exons ATGTCAGCGGAACAGGAGAAGGACCCCATCGCGCTGAAGAGATCCCGAG GtggtgacagtggattggatGGGTTAGGAGGACCAGGAGTTCAGCTTGGAAGCCCTGATAAGAAAAAGCGCAAAGCAAATACACAG GGGTCGTCATTTCCTCCTCCATCTGAATATGCTCCACCACCGAACCCAAGCTCTGACCATCTTGTAGCTGCAAATCCATTTGATGACAACTATAATACTGTGTCTTATAAACCACTTCCTTCAGGAAATCCATATTTCAGTAATCCTGGTTATCCTGGCTTTGGAGGCTATAACACTTTCAGAATGCCACCTCACATGATGCCCAGAGTATCTTCACCATATGGTGGTTCTTACTCCCTCAGAAACCAACCACATCCTCTTCCTCAAAACCCTGTTGGCATGGGTTTTAGTCGACCCCACTCTTTCAGCTTTGGTCCTCATGATAATCCAGGTTTTGGGAATCAACCACCTTATGGCAGTGGTCAGATAAATCAAAATGTCAATATGTCTGCTCAGCATTTCAGACCAAATCCTGGGGAGAACTTTGGCCATTCTGGTCAGATACCTCACCCTGATGTGCCAGCTAACTTTGGTCCTGGAAACAATCCAAATTTTCCAAATTCTCAGCTAGAGTCAAACCATTCTTTTGTTCCTCCACCAAACACGTACAACCAGACAAAATCATCTGCACAAAAGCAAGACTTTAGTCAAGGTGCAAGCAAAGCATCCAGCCAGAACACTGCTGCTCATCAGCATCATCACAGGACAGAGGACGTTGTGAATCAAGGTAACAGTGACCTGAAAAATGTTACTCGAAATAATGTGGTAAATCAGGATAACAGCCATTCTAACAGTGCTGAGAACACCAATGCTGGCCACTCAAATGGGACTCAGAGCAAGTCCCGCCAGCCTCGAGGTACTGCTGAAGGATGCAACTctgaaaagagcagcaaaacaccCCTCCATCCCAGTCGTCATGGACACTCATCCTCTGAACCCGTCTACCCGTGTGGAATTTGTACACATGAAGTCAACGATGACCAGGATGCCATCCTGTGTGAAGCCTCTTGTCAGAAATGGTTCCACCGGATCTGTACGGGCATGACAGAGTCAGCCTATGGCCTCCTCACGGCAGAGGCATcggcagtgtggggctgtgaCACTTGCATGGCCGACAAGGATGTGCAGTTAATGCGCACGAGAGAGACTGCAGGACCGCCTGCACTGAACACAGAGGGCTGA
- the DNAAF4 gene encoding dynein axonemal assembly factor 4 has protein sequence MPLWLREHSWRQTLTAVYLSLPLRGARATAANIFCSEQYLKVSIPPVLFEAVLYAPIDDTNSTAKIGNGNIFFTLYKKEPAMWDSLTLANADKEKLQHLRENAVLKAQEKAKEETEAKKITKQEHKKYALEATMKLEEAERKRIEDLKEKEREKVTKELELWKNQQKDGDKYKSIQTKEELHQEIESLKERKNEKMNKTRIPNEGSSKTRLKSTRGRGSCSIFSQDLKEEQLPAPRVAATIKVNFTPRVFPTALRESRVAEEEEWLHKQAEARRVINSDLSELEDLKAEEKNPDWLKDKGNKMFAMGDYLGAVNAYNLAVRLNNKLPVLFLNRAACHLKLRNLHKAIEDSSKALELLTPPVPDNENARVKAHVRRGTAFCQLELYTEGLQDYEAALKIDPKNKIIEKDAEKIRQLIQGTMQSS, from the exons ATGCCGCTGTGGCTGCGGGAGCACAGCTGGCGCCAGACCCTCACCGCCGTGTACCTCTCGCTGCCCTTGCGCGGTGCCCGGGCCACCGCCGCCAACATCTTCTGCAGCGAGCAGTACCTGAAG GTAAGCATCCCTCCCGTTTTGTTTGAAGCCGTTTTATATGCTCCTATTGATGACAcaaacagcacagcaaagattggaaatggaaacattttcttcacTTTGTATAAAAAGGAACCGGCCATGTGGGATTCCCTAACTCTAGCAAATG ctgacAAGGAGAAACTACAACATCTAAGAGAGAATGCTGTTCTAAAAGcccaagaaaaagcaaaagaggagacagaagcaaaaaaaatcacaaaacagGAACACAAAAAATATGCTTTGGAGGCCACAATGAAG ctagaggaagcagaaagaaaaagaattgaagATCTAAAAGAAAAGGAGCGGGAGAAGGTCACTAAAGAGTTGGAGTTAtggaaaaaccaacaaaaagatGGTGATAAATACAAGAGCATCCAAACAAAAGAGGAATTACATCAAGAAATAGAGTcattaaaagagagaaaaaatgaaaaaatgaacaaaactcGGATTCCTAATGAAGGAAGTTCTAAGACAAGACTCAAATCCACAAGAG GTCGTGGTTCCTGTAGTATATTTTCACAGGATTTAAAGGAAGAACAGTTACCAGCTCCCCGAGTTGCTGCTACAATTAAAGTCAACTTTACACCACGAGTTTTTCCCACAGCTCTGCGAGAATCTCGTGttgcagaagaggaggag tgGCTACATAAACAAGCAGAAGCTCGAAGAGTAATAAATTCTGATTTATCTGAGCTGGAAGATTTAAAGGCAGAGGAGAAGAATCCAGATTGGTTAAAGGACAAAGGAAA CAAAATGTTTGCAATGGGAGACTACCTTGGGGCTGTAAATGCCTACAACCTTGCAGTGAGGCTGAACAATAAACTCCCCGTGCTGTTCCTGAACCGTGCTGCTTGCCACCTTAAACTGAGAAATTTGCACAAAGCTATTGAAGATTCCTCCaag GCTCTGGAACTGTTGACACCACCTGTTCCTGATAATGAGAATGCTCGAGTGAAAGCCCATGTGAGACGTGGAACAGCATTTTGTCAGCTGGAATTGTACACTGAAG GCCTCCAGGATTATGAAGCAGCTCTCAAGATTgatcctaaaaataaaattatagaaaaaGATGCTGAGAAGATTCGACAACTAATTCAAGGAACAATGCAAagttcttaa